A stretch of DNA from Hirundo rustica isolate bHirRus1 chromosome 1, bHirRus1.pri.v3, whole genome shotgun sequence:
CTTCTAAGACAAAAATTCTTGGCTCTGCCTGTAGAGGTGTTCCTTCAGCCAACTTACTAATTAATattctaaaatacaaattattatAGATGCTAGTGGATGCTTTGAATTCAGTCTTGGATTTGAATTATGATATTACAGGCTGTGTGAATAGTGAAGCTGTGAGATTGAAAGTTGCTTAGGGGAGGGAAAAATGTTACATGACAGgaggttatttttctttgtatatttaatatatattgtTATATATAGGATTATATATAATAGGATTACTTTGTCCAGAATTTTCCGAGACAAAACCTAGTAATTTAAATCTTAATCTGTATGCAGAATTATCCCTTATTTTAAGGGATGTGAGTTTATTTGCTTTACTTCTGCATGGAAGCATAGTTCTTGTAGTTGTTTAAGTTGGAAGGCAacagatcaaaaaaaaaaaatcttaccagGCAGGATTCTGGGGAACTGAGGGGCAGAATCCCTTTCACTGTTACATCTTAGAGCCAAGAATGGTAATCTTGGTGAAAGCAGACAAACATCTTAAGAAGAAAGGTAACTTATAATtttactgaatttaaaaaaacatccCTTTTTTGTGTTTCCCTATCATATAAATTCAAAATGTGTCTAATACACTTCCTAGTGTTCAGCACTTTTGATAGAGACAACAGTGGCTGCATCACTGTGGTGGAATGGGTGGAGGGCTTAGCAGTGTTACTTCGGGGGACGCTGGAAGAGAAGATGAAATGTAAGATCAATCTGTATGCTAATATTTAGTAGTAATGGTTGAATTCATAACATAACACATTGCTTTTGTTATAATTTAGTAGTTATTCTTATAAAGTATTTGGTAATTGaaaagttttcttctgtataGTTTAATGCAATGAAACTGAGTTCTAAAATGCTTCTccaagacagaatttttttttctgtgtaaactGCTGTTACCACAGCCACCACCTTATTTTTTTGCTTACAAACTTGCATTTAAACTGAACTTTATTCTACAGCGTACACATTTGACAAAATACGAGTTTTTGTATTCACAcacaaaatgagaaagaagCAGACGAATCTCTAGCGTGATTTTGGCTAATTAACAGTCTCAAGACAAGCAAGACCAGTGCCAACATTCATTTACTGGCACAGAGGGGATGCAGTAGCAGTTGCATTAGCTTCAGCTTGGAAGCATAGATGGAAAAACTGTAAGATGGTAGTAAGAACCTCCACAATAATGATGCAGATGGAGGAGAAAAATAGCAAGAACTCTAGAATTTTAAGCAGCAGGGCAAAAAATAGAGCATGTGCggtgaaaaaaaccacaatagAAAAAGGAGAATGACAGCATGTTGTTTCCATAgttcccaggctgcagcattAGCCATCCCTACTGCATTATATAAATTCATCTGGAAAGTGGTCAGGGGTGTTGCACCATTAGGATGTGTGCCCAGGATGTAATTCAGTGTCAGTACAACCACAAACAGTAAAATATACATTCCTGCTGTAAGCACTATAGAGGATGCGAGTGTGTAGTGATGCAGTGTTGTCTGTCACAAATGTTTGCCAGGAGTGTTTCAGCACATACGTGATAAAATTGGCTCAGCTGATAATGGTGTACAATGTACAATTCACACTTCCTCTCTATAGTAACAGTTTGAATGGTATGTGATTATAGTTTGTAATCAACTTGaaatgtatttgtatttcaaaagaCTGTTTTGCCGTTTATGACCTGAATGGTGATGGATACATTTCAAGAGAGGAGATgtttcaaatgctgaaaaacagCCTTCTCATACAACCAGCAGATGAAGAGCCTGATGAGGGAGTTAAGGACTTGGTAGAAATAGCACTGAAGAAAATGGCAAGTACTTACTGTGATACTTGAGGGTCTTTCAAACATTCACTAACCAATATTCAAAACCTTTCTATGAGGTAACAAAATAAGGTGTCTTACTTACAGTGGGATTCTGCAAGTCTTCTGAGGAAAGCCAGAAATATAATCCAGATCTACTGAGTCCCAGTCCAGTATTCTCATATGGAACTATTAATTTAGTATGTAAATGTACTGTAAATTTTatgtataaactagcatgtgCATACAGATCTGTGCATGCACAATCAAAGCAAAAGCCCAGTCAGAAGTGGAAAACTCAAAAGTGTAAGCTGCATTTATTCCATCAGTACAGGCATCTGCAGTAGCTTCGTTTTTAAGTACATTTGTGTTTCATCAACTGATCATGAAATGTCTTTATCCAATTTATGTATTCTATTAGAACACTAAACTAAAGGTTATTAATGTGAAGCTTGTCTTACAGTGCTTAATCTAGAATATCAGATCAGCTGGGGGACTGTCAATATTTTAATCAAATCAAGATACATACTCTCCCCTTCCATGGTGGTGGTCAAAATTTTTCACTTAAAACCAGGTCTTGCATCCCAAATCCTTTTATTTAAGCCCatcttttcaatttttcaatCCCACCCTTTTTGCCTTAGGTACAGGCAAGTCACACAAGTCCTTTCTGAGCAGAAACTGATGACCCCCAATTTGCAAATCAAACTAAAAATAGAATCCATGTTCTTTAAATACCTGTTAAACAAAACTACAAGTAATAAAATCCTTTGCTGAAGTGTTCCCCTCCTTTTGCAGGACTATGATCATGATGGCAAGCTTTCTTTTGCGGACTTTGAAAAAGCAGTCAGAGAGGAAAAACTTCTCTTAGAAGCCTTTGGACCATGTTTGCCAGACATAAAGGTACATTAAccttaagttaaaaaaaaaactgcaCAAGCCAATTCCTTACGGACATTTGCACCAATCCTGTGATCATCAGCATGGGGCATCTTAGGCCAGTGTTGGGTTCATCCTCTCAGTGCCAGTTCTGCCACCCAAAGGTGGCCCCTGAACACTCCTACTTCAGGGCTGTTGCAACACAATGCTGCAGATATTAATCTCATCACTAAGGGAAGTTTCAGTCCTTTACACTGTCATCATTGTCTCTAGCCTTCCTGTTTCTGTCCAGTTTATCTCATTCTGCAGTTGGGCCTTCTTGCCCTCCATGCCAGATCATTCCTTGGTTACACACTCCTACTACTGAGcagttaaaattttaatttccccTTCAACTATAACCTTGAATGttctggctgctctgccagtGTTGACACCATGAATGCTATGGATTTACCTTTTCTAAGCTAAAAAGCAAGAGACAGTCTTCACTGCATACACATTTCAGTTCAGTACCTTTTCTGACTGAATAGAAATCCTTTAGTTAACTgaaaattaaccttttttttcctttttcttttttttttttttttttttaaacagagcaGTATCTCATTTGAACAGAAAATTTTCCGGGCAACTCCTAAATAGTAACTCCAAGTTGTAACTCCACTGCTGAGTACTGTTAAAAGGGATCTCCGTCTTCACCATTCTTCGTGATATAGTAAAAACAGTAACACTTTCAAGTTGCTCCTAAGCTTCAGTATTCCTTTGCTGTTAGAGCTattgaataaattaatttacttcTGTAACTACCTAAAGAGAGTTCTTCCATGAGTTATAAAATATGTAACGAGTTACACAGGACAACACTGCAACAATACTACAGTATATTGGTTTCTTCATCCCAAGTAACAAACTgatacagtttttaaaagggAATCACTGGGAAATATAATATaaagaaagttttattttttacattaaaaaataagtattttaaacTATATTCTTTACAAAAGGACTGTTGGAAGATGCTGCCAGCAGTATCTATATTCTTCTTCTCTGCTTTACAAGTGGTttggctgagctgctctctggCTTTTCCACAGATGTTGAAGCAGAATCTGCTACCTaaattggaggggaaaaaaatttagtaACCTGTAAACATTACTTTTTTATGCTCATTTTAGAGTAAGGCCACATCTCCAAGATTTGAGTATCTGGGAGGGATTTATTATCACCACAGGTGTACTGAATTTTCCTGCTGACTAGAGGAAAAAAGTAACACCAAAGGCAGCATTAAACACAAGAAAGGTGAAACTTAGAATTAGCACtaccatttttatatttaactaCACAAACTGATTTCAGATAGTCAGTGATAAAGTAGTACATATGCCATCTCCCTTCTTTCTAACAGAGGTGCTGTCAAGCATGTTTTATGGTACTGTATAAACTCAGATGCTTCAGGAAACGAAGGGAAAGCAGAAACGTGCATTTTGAcatgtattttagaaatgtatttaatataAAGGCTGTTTATTTATAAGATATGCACTTTCAAATCAATCTAGTTAGTCAAGGGAGGATTTTCATATCTCAGTataaaggaaatgttttatcAGCAATGTTTGACCTGCTAATTGATTAATTGATTAATAGCCCCCATAAAAGGATATATAGCTTTACACATGCCTTGTCAGCAAGGAATTAGTGATTCTGTATAGCTTTTAATGGCATAAGAAATGTTGGAGCAAAATTGCACTGAAATCtgatttccattattttcttttcagaaaccAGATCCAAGTAGCACACTGGAGCAGGACTACCTTAGCAAAGTTATCGTGCCTTCacatgtgggggaaaaaaaaagtggtttacTAAAAATCATGTGAGATCATGCACTGACATTTACACTTTCTCAACTGCAGTGTAAGAGGTCTGGAGTAGAATTGCCTTCAATATTCTAGATTGTGGAAAAGTTAAAATAGTAAGAGCACTAGCTTTAAGTGGCAGATATACTGATAATGAGTAAATACTGGATAAAGCAATCAGAGAGTCACTATTTTTATGGATAACGAGCATCTATGTTTGAACTATCAGAACTTTAAGAACCCATAcctctttcagtttatttcGAATTAATGTAGCTGAAGTATTCAAAGACTCATCATCCATATCCACTTTAGATATTTCTGGTAGCTGTGGGCCAATAATAACTTCACTATTGTCCTCACTTGTTCCAATGAGGGAAAACTTGTTaccttcttctctcttcctcttacGTTCTTGCAGGTGAGTTGCACGAGGCATAAACCTGTCAATTCCATTGTAAGCTGGAACCATTCTTTGCTGCATTAGGGAAGCTGGTGGAGTATGTCCTTCTGGATGGATACTTGGAGTTAAAGATGTGTTCTGACCCAAGTTCCCAGAAATTTCAGCACAACTGTTACCATAGTGCGGAGATGTTAACAGGCTCTGATTTTGATTCCCAGATGGATATGCTGTGTTGTGGGATACCCCAGGAGAACTTGTAAAGCAGGATGGATCCCAGTTACTGGCTACATGTGATCCTGATGTACTCCATGGACAGTCATGCTCAGAGTTCTTTGAGGCTGTCTTCTTAGGGCCTTCTATTTTCTTTATCACACAGAAATCTTTAAAACAATGACAAAGAAGCACCTTCACTATTTCACGTCATTATTAGTTCTAACACCCAAGAACAAAACTTTTGTtataaatgcagaaacaatACCAGTGATATTTGATTCCCAGCTacctttctgtgattttttttaagcttcaaATATAACAAATTCAACTTTCAAACCAGTTTTCCAGTCTAGCGCCTTTGCTGGTTTGtaacattgaaaaaaacccaggtgtTTTGATGTAAAAATCAGTGGGTTTACTCCCTTTAGAAATCTTAACACAATTAATAATGATACCCAAGTATGTGAGCACAAGGACAAGCTTATGCTCAGCAATTTGCTTATTCCTCAGCTTGCCCAGCCTTCAGTGCTGCCTGGGAACTCTGCAGGACAGAAGCCTTTGTAAACACAGTCCATTCTTAACATGCCCCCAGTGCAAAGATGTGGGCTGGAGAAATTTTTTTGAAGCTTCTGGTATAGTCACCTTCCTTCCAAAACTGTCCCTTTGGCATGCCTGAGGAGGCTGGAAGAAAAGTGAAAGTGTGATCCCAGATTTCTTGCCAGTGTTTTAAATTTCTGGTAACAgtttgaaagaaagcaaaaagtgaaGAGAATACTTAATTATTAAAGCTTaagcatttcattattttagtcTTAAAGCCaaaaatttattctgaaaaggATATAATTCTCTAAATACTGAGAGATGTCTCCCTGTAAACATACTTAAAGTGCATCTGTATTGGATGTGCATGGCCTAGTTTTTTGTAGCAAGGGGGGCTATAGGTGACTTCAGTGAGAAGCTGTCAGAAGTTTCCTCAGTGTctggcagagccaatccctggtGGCTCCAAggatggatgtgctgctggccaaggctgggctgaTTAGAAATGTTGGTAACACCTCTGTGGTAGTAGActtaggaaggaaaataaaaaaaaaagtggttggGCAATTTCAACTCCGGCCAAAGAGCAGAGCGAGAACGTGAGAGGAagagccctgcagacaccacggtcagtgcagaaggaggggcaggaggtgctccaggtgctgtaGCCGAGATTCCCCCGCAGGCcgtggtgcagcccatggtgaagcagctgtgccccgAGCCCAACAAGATCCATGGGGACGcagggatccacccacagcccgtggagGAGGAGCCCACACCGGAGCGGGCGGATGCCCGGGAGGAGGCTGTGCCCTGTGGGAGAGCCCCGGAGAGCGGGGCCGTGCTCCCGGGCTGGAGCGGCCTGTCCCTGAAGGGCTGCAGGCCGTGGAGCAGTGACCCACACCGCAGCAGTCCGGGCAGGACCGTTCCCCACGGAGGGACTCACgctgcagcagggcacagggagctggtgctCCTGAGACGAGCTCACCTTGGAGAggttcacagagaactgtctcccgTGGGATGAACCCCACGGTGCAGCAGGGGAAcgcctcctctccctgagcagcggGAGAAGCCAcgggtgatgaactgaccataaccccattccctgtccccttgCACTGCTGGGGtaggggatggagctggaaggagggaggggtggggggaaggtgtttataagggcttattttacttcttattatcttgctctgattttgttagtaataaattcactttatATCTCTaagttgagtctgttttgccctcAATAGTATTTGATGAGTGATCTCTCTCCTGGTCCgtatctcaacccatgaaccatttgttacattttctctcctctgtccagtTTGTGGAGGACACTGAgtgagcagctttggtgggtgcctggcatctGGCTGGCATCTGACCAGCACCAACACACTGCAGCCCTTTAAAAGAGGTAggtaaaaagtgttttctttaatgGGCACTTTAGCCAAGtccccacccagccctgcagaacACTAAAATTTTATAGGAAATTTAATCAGGATTCTACAGGAAATTTTATCACAAACCTCTTTGATTTGTTGCTTTTGCTATATACTTTCTTCTGTCCTGCAACTTCTCTCTAGTTTCTTGGACTGTTTCAAATTCTGGAGCATAGCACACATGCAGCAAACTACCAAAGAAACTTCGTTcatccatttttttcttggcCACCCTGAAGGGAATTAAAGTGTATCAACAAAACTGAGGATTTTAGTCTCTAGAAACTTAACACATTGCAAGTACAGAAGGTGTAAAAGATTAAGACAGCAAGAGGCAGATATTGCCCTGTCCAATACCTTGCACATTGCAGTTTTTTGAATTTTATAAGATACACTTCAGTAAATTGCTCTGCTGGATATTCATCTAGAGCATGATATTCCTCAATGGCACCATATAATGCAAATTGTTCAACTAATTCCTTCATAACACCTAATGCAGGAACTCCTTGTATCAGTAAATAGCGAGATTCCAAGTTGATAGTgtaaacctgaaaaaaaaatacaaaaacaaagacTATTCAAAAACATTGCCATTCTTGCTTTATTGCAACAGGCAGACATTTTCTCcatgttttctgttgttctcCAAATCCTCTCAGGATGCTGAAAACCTCTGAGTACTCTGTTTTGCAGGGCAGTATGCTTATAGTTATTTGGGACCTCTTCATCACTGAGCAAGAGCTGAACTCAAGCCTCTCATGCATAGTAAAACACAAATGAGACTTTCCTGCACAAGGTAGAGCACTACTGCCAGTCGCTGAGTAAAGTCTCCTATGTCTCTGGCCAACTTCCATGCAAGATGTACTAGTAATCAGTTCATAGGAGGTACtgtcaaaatacaaaaaaaacccactgaaaaaCCCATCCTCTTCATAGGCAGAGAAGTCATGCCAGTGaggaaaactgctttttccACACAGGGAGTTAAAAACAATTACCACAATTCCCTGGGGCAAATCCTGTGTGTACAGAGCTGTCTCCTTGCCATGGTGATCCAACAGCCTACATTTTTAAGACACACAGATAAAATCCAGATGCTGAGAGAAACAAGGTCTTCTCCCAGCAGGTTAAAAACCAACCATTCTCTTCTGCTTTGTGTAGTGGCTGTCACATAACAGACTCTAAGCAAAGCTTTTTGAAGGCTCACTATGTGCAACAGTCAGCTAAACAGCTCATCTGTGAGATCAAAGGATATTTATtctgaggttaaaaaaaaaaaaaaaaaccaaaaaaaacaacccaaaacacaaacatttaGACCGCAGATGTTATatacatttcttaaaaaaagatACTCCAGACAAAGTGGAAACCAACTCTCAAACTTCCACTATAAAAAAGTCTCCACAGGCAGGTCACATAGGTTTTCTTGTGGCAACAGGATACTCCCATCTACATTCTTTTGGGAACAAGGGATTGAAGGAACCTGATGCGTTCACTATGtgattgggggttttttggcagGTTTGTCCTTCTACCTCTTTCTTGTCCAGGAAGAAGAGATTTAAATAAGGTTTTCCCCACACTTGGGACATCCATATTGTTTCTCCTGTGTGTATCCTCCAGTGCCCAGTGATGGCTGGATGCCTGTGCTGGCCAGAGCCCTGTGGATGCACAAGGCTCTCTATCCTCTGCCCCACCATGTACACTTGGCAGAATAAAAGAACTTAATAGCTTTGAGACTTCATGAAATACAGAGGGTTTGAAATCTTACAGGAGGGTGGTGATAGTGAAAGAGATGTCCCTTATGTGTGTGGGCACGGAGTAACCATTGTTccagcactggtgagaccacatctcAAACCCTGGCTTCAGTTCAGGGCCCCTCTCTCCAAGACACTGAGGCGCCGGAGCAcctccagagaagggcaacagagctgctGACGGTGCTGGATCACgggtctgatgaggagcagctcacCGAGCCGGGCGGGGCTCAGCCGCGAAAAAAGGTGGTTCGGGGAAACCTTATCGCTCTCTACAACGCCCTGACAAGAGGCTGGAAACAGATGCGGGTTGGACTtcatgatcttaaaggtcttttccaaccttagcGGTTACTTTCTCACGCTAGCCCTTTAAGGTGCCGCTATAGCTCACTGTACACTAAGCGCACACAGAGATATCCAAATCTCGCACATCTACAGCAGTAACGAGAAGCTCCTGCCGCGCAGCAGGCGAGGCCCAGGgccccctctctccctccccggGAGCCGCGGGGCTCCAGCCgctcccccagccctctccccCGAAGCGGTTCCGCCCGACACCGCCCCCCGCCCACCCCGGCACCTTCACGGCGCGCGGCCGCCACCCCTCGCGGTACTTGGCGCGCGACTCGCAGGCTCCCAGCTGCGCGTGGTGCCGGCACGGAGCGCCCGGGCCGCCGCTGCTGCCGGCCGCCATCTTCCCATCGCCCACCGCGTCCCGCCACGCGCAGTCCCCATTGGCTCCCTCCGTGCGGCGGGGAGGAGGATCCGCGGTCCGCAGGGAAGCAGCCAATCAGAGGCGGGCAGCGGGGAAGTGCCGCGCCCGCATTGGCCGGGAGTGGGTTGTACCACTGCCCCGGGGATGGCGGGGAGCACCGCGCCCCGGGTAGGCGGGTCCGTGCCCGGGCGGAGCCGGGACGCCCGGCCGGGACGCTGCGGCCATGTGGGGCTGTGGCGACTCCGGtggagccgccgccgccaccgtCGTCCTGAGCGGGACCCGCGACTGCTTCCTGCACCTGCCGCCCGCGCTGGCCTCGCTCCTCCGCCTGCAGCAGGTACCGCGGCGGCGCCGCTCGGGGCCCAGGCGCAGGGACGcctcaggcaggcagggaggattACGTGAGCACATCCCCCTCCCCCCGCATCCCGTTGCCGTGGCGATACAGAgccctccttctctccctcacGACTCAGCCCTCCCCTCAGCCGGGACCCCTCACTGGGGGACATCGGGGAGCCGCTGCTTCCCTCGCCTCCTGCGTGACCCAGTATCGTCATCCGTTCTTAATTAAACGCGGGAATTTTTCTTCCCGAAAGTAGTCTGGCACTGTGGGCATCTGCGTCTCTCTCAACGCTCCCTATTTCATACTAGTTTTCCCCGTAACCTGCTAGCACTAAGCGAATATTGTGTAAACATTTAACTCCGGTAGGAGAAGAGGTGACAAATCCATGCATAATCCCCATTCTCGGTgtacataaataaaatgtggCACTATAGGAAGGCACTCCCGTcatgcagagccctgctgaggaCGCGGGGTCAGCTGAAAGGAGTGCACCTTACTCTGTAAATAACATTTCACATGTGGAAACGGGAGGAGAGACGCTGTGTGCCTCTTGTGCCATGAACAGAGAACCAAGAGTGCCAGCAGAACAGCGTGGAAAATGGCAGTAATGAGCCGAGAAAGATGGGAGCAAAGGTCAGGAGTCCTGGCCCGGCCCCCCTGGGCCGAGCAGGCCTGCCTCGGTGCGGGTAACCTGATTTCTCAGGGCTAAATAGGGCATTTCACAACAGAAAA
This window harbors:
- the CLXN gene encoding calaxin isoform X1 produces the protein MSRKGVKLLVDSLTRSAKHFSKSEVECLVNLFDTLVARASSQFAGAGFDRTVFRDTLHSAFGMTDDVVLDRVFSTFDRDNSGCITVVEWVEGLAVLLRGTLEEKMKYCFAVYDLNGDGYISREEMFQMLKNSLLIQPADEEPDEGVKDLVEIALKKMDYDHDGKLSFADFEKAVREEKLLLEAFGPCLPDIKSSISFEQKIFRATPK
- the CLXN gene encoding calaxin isoform X2; protein product: MSRKGVKLLVDSLTRSAKHFSKSEVECLVNLFDTLVARASSQFAGAGFDRTVFRDTLHSAFGMTDDVVLDRDCFAVYDLNGDGYISREEMFQMLKNSLLIQPADEEPDEGVKDLVEIALKKMDYDHDGKLSFADFEKAVREEKLLLEAFGPCLPDIKSSISFEQKIFRATPK
- the RBM48 gene encoding RNA-binding protein 48 — protein: MAAGSSGGPGAPCRHHAQLGACESRAKYREGWRPRAVKVYTINLESRYLLIQGVPALGVMKELVEQFALYGAIEEYHALDEYPAEQFTEVYLIKFKKLQCARVAKKKMDERSFFGSLLHVCYAPEFETVQETREKLQDRRKYIAKATNQRDFCVIKKIEGPKKTASKNSEHDCPWSTSGSHVASNWDPSCFTSSPGVSHNTAYPSGNQNQSLLTSPHYGNSCAEISGNLGQNTSLTPSIHPEGHTPPASLMQQRMVPAYNGIDRFMPRATHLQERKRKREEGNKFSLIGTSEDNSEVIIGPQLPEISKVDMDDESLNTSATLIRNKLKEVADSASTSVEKPESSSAKPLVKQRRRI